The sequence below is a genomic window from Lolium perenne isolate Kyuss_39 chromosome 7, Kyuss_2.0, whole genome shotgun sequence.
CATGAGTTGATCCAACTTCTCCTTGAAGCTAGCTGCTTTGCCTTCTACCTTCATCCTCTCCTTGGCTTTCTTGGAGGCCTCGGGCTTGCCTTTGTTTCTCGCACTCATGTCCTCCGCTTCATCATCCATGCTGAGCATTGCTTCCTTCTTGCACTTTGGTTCACTTTCCCTCAACTTCCACTTAGGAAGATGTTGAAGCAAGGAAAAGCAATGTTGGAACTGAAATTCCTTGTGCTTGGAGCCGGCCATGTCTTTGTACCTCGGTTGAGCATAATTGGGCTGCACAACAACAATATTAATGTGATGTTTGCACATCATCAACACatagtatggacaacaagaaactTGGAAAACTTACATAGTCCTCCGACACGCATCCACTAGGGGGGTTGTCGGCCACTTGGTCCATGGCAGCACTCCAACGAGAACAAGCTGGTTTGATGGTGTTCCACCGGCCTTCAAGGGAGCGGTAGGACCTGTCGGCCATACTCTTGGTGCGAGGCTTCAGCTGGTGGTAGAGATCCTCGATGCGTTGCCAATATTGCTTGGCGGCTTGGTCCACTCCGGTGCACACATCCATCCCCACCCTACCCCAAGCACGAACCAAGGTCACATCTTCAATCTCGGTGTAGTTCGAAGTGCGTGGCTTCGGCGGCGCGactggatcaacctcaaccacctcCTCGTCATCGACCGCTTCGTCACcctcaccctcctcctcctcgccatgATCATCAATCCCTTCGACATTGTCCTCCCCATCGAACGCATCGATGACGGCGTCCAAGTCCATCGAGGAATAGTTGAGCATGTCCATGTACGATGTTGTGGATtcaacatcgaacaccttgtctacgtccatggatggtggcggcggcgcgggcgtcgCCACGGATGGAACGGAGGGAGGAGGGGTCGTGGCCTTGGAGGGCGGTGGAGGCGCGAGGCAGATGCGGCTGACTGCCTTTGTCTTCACCTTGCTCAGCGGGGCACCCCTCGGCCCGGCCACCTTCGTCTTCGTCCTGCCCCCTTCTTGGCAGCTCTAGCAGTCACAGCCGGCGGAGCTGCGGCCGCCGCAGGGGCTTCGAAGAACTGCTTCGTGATCCTCTTCCTCTTCAACGGGATGGTGGCGGAGATCATGGCCGACACGTCGCCGGCGTTTGGCGGACCTTCGACGGGGACATCAACCACCGCGGGCGAAGATGGTGCACCGCCGGCAGTCGGCGGGCCTTGCGGGGATCCATGGCAGCGAGATCCGACCGCGTCGTTGCCGAGAAGGGCGGGGCGGAGGAGATCGGGCGCGGCGGTTGGGTTTTGCTGAAACCCTTCACGCGCAGTGGAGGGGGAGAATGGTGGTTTGGCCCTCTATTCCCCTTCCcgccccgcacaagtagggggcgaagaGCCGCCCCGTAGCCAAAACTAAAAAAATTCGATATGGGGGCTGATTTACGGGGTCTGCTATATGGCCGGATAGAACTCTACCCCGTATATCAGCGGTTATTTTACGAGGTTGGGCCTTTTAGGAGGTCTATTAGACTTGCTCTTATAGACACGAAATTCCTCTTTCACAGACTCGTTGTGTAAAAATACATtttaaagtgtcaaaaaattaaaataaaattttCCATGCATATCTAGACATTCTATTCACAAGTTTTCGAGAAAATAATTATTTTTTCTGCCtcatgtaaaaaagataaattttgatgctTCAACACGACTACGTATAGGACATTTTTGTATTTTTTATACATGCCACATAAGACATTGTTTTCCCACGAAAAGTTTATGTACGAACATAGAATGTCAGGATGTACCCCTGAAATTTTATtttagatttttttaacattttaaagttgttttttttttataataggtgcatatgcacctatgagccaaaacaccacCTTCGAGATTATCACCAATAATACTTTTGCACATCGGGTACACGGCCGAAATTTCTGAAACCACAAACGAAATTCCCTTGGTACGCGCGAAATTCCTAGTTGGAAATCGAAATTCCTCAAACCACAGACGAAATTCCTCGAACCACTGATGGTACCGGACGGAATTTCTCGAACCACTGATGAAATTCCTAGTTGTAAAACGAAATTTCTTGGGCACAGAAAAAATTCTTCGAACCACAGACGAAATTCCTTGGGTACGCACGAAATTTCTGGAACCACGTTCGGAAGGAAGGTTAACAACAACGTTTCTctcttgtatttttttttttgagaaacacagtacaaatatAGATGCTCACGTACACACGCATACACTCATCCCTATGAACGTACTCACGtataccctacccctatgagtaccttcggaagactgagccggcggattgaatCTTGAAAATTGACAAAGTTACCACAGACGCCTCGCTGTCGATGGACCCAGAATAAATAT
It includes:
- the LOC127316261 gene encoding uncharacterized protein, with the protein product MDMLNYSSMDLDAVIDAFDGEDNVEGIDDHGEEEEGEGDEAVDDEEVVEVDPVAPPKPRTSNYTEIEDVTLVRAWGRVGMDVCTGVDQAAKQYWQRIEDLYHQLKPRTKSMADRSYRSLEGRWNTIKPACSRWSAAMDQVADNPPSGCVSEDYPNYAQPRYKDMAGSKHKEFQFQHCFSLLQHLPKWKLRESEPKCKKEAMLSMDDEAEDMSARNKGKPEASKKAKERMKVEGKAASFKEKLDQLMKSKEALTMKTLETKLLMTEKKKEVNLAMVEARREDAKVKAEVESRMIALKQAKAMKELLAEEREIMMMRTKDMDEDQLVWWKETKADILARKMLARQARAASVVGASTPRGESPASGGGADDGLVDG